A part of Brevinematales bacterium genomic DNA contains:
- the nadA gene encoding quinolinate synthase NadA — MELEEMKAEIGRLKKEKNAIILAHNYQTADIQDIADFTGDSLELARRAAQISEPLIVFCGVYFMAETAAILNPDKRVLIPDMQAGCPLADFATVKQVREWRKVYPDHVFVAYVNTHAETKAEIDICCTSGNAEKVINSIESDKIVFLPDKNLGDYIRRKTGKPMVLWEGYCVVHQKADIDSIIGAKEANPGALVIAHPECPRNILDIADEVCSTGQMFAAVERHPETKKFIVVTECGMLHALAKRFPDREFIEPMKPMRCANMKKITLPKVLDSLRYDQFEVKVDPEVADKARRSIVRMLEIK; from the coding sequence ATGGAATTAGAAGAGATGAAGGCTGAGATCGGGCGGCTGAAGAAAGAGAAGAACGCGATAATACTGGCGCATAATTACCAGACGGCGGATATACAGGATATCGCGGATTTTACGGGGGATTCCCTCGAATTAGCCCGCCGCGCCGCGCAGATCAGCGAACCGTTGATTGTATTCTGCGGGGTGTACTTTATGGCGGAGACCGCGGCGATCCTGAACCCGGATAAACGGGTGCTGATTCCGGATATGCAGGCCGGATGCCCGCTCGCCGATTTCGCGACAGTCAAGCAGGTACGGGAATGGCGGAAGGTGTATCCCGATCATGTTTTCGTGGCGTATGTGAATACCCACGCCGAAACGAAGGCGGAGATCGATATCTGCTGTACGTCGGGTAACGCGGAGAAAGTAATTAACAGTATCGAAAGCGATAAAATTGTATTTCTTCCCGATAAGAACCTCGGCGATTATATACGCCGGAAGACCGGCAAACCGATGGTGTTATGGGAAGGGTATTGCGTGGTGCATCAGAAGGCGGATATCGATTCGATTATCGGTGCGAAGGAAGCGAATCCCGGCGCGCTGGTAATAGCTCACCCCGAATGCCCGAGGAATATTCTCGATATCGCCGACGAGGTTTGCAGTACGGGCCAGATGTTCGCCGCGGTGGAGCGTCACCCCGAAACGAAAAAGTTCATCGTGGTGACCGAGTGCGGGATGCTGCACGCGCTTGCGAAACGGTTTCCCGACAGGGAGTTTATCGAACCGATGAAGCCGATGCGCTGCGCGAATATGAAGAAGATTACGCTGCCGAAGGTGCTCGACTCGCTCCGTTACGATCAGTTTGAGGTGAAGGTTGACCCGGAGGTTGCGGATAAGGCGAGACGGAGTATTGTCAGGATGCTGGAGATTAAGTAA